A part of Rickettsia canadensis str. McKiel genomic DNA contains:
- a CDS encoding DUF167 domain-containing protein, with protein MDKFYNYNSSSNQALLNLKVKPDSKQNLISDFVIINNLPYLKLFIKTAPEQGKANEEIINYLAKAWKLSRSNIEIIKGHTHSLKTILIKNIDEDYLNSIINSYIK; from the coding sequence ATGGATAAGTTCTACAACTACAATTCTTCTTCAAATCAGGCTTTACTTAATCTTAAAGTAAAGCCTGATTCTAAACAGAATCTAATTAGCGATTTTGTAATTATTAACAATCTTCCGTATCTAAAATTATTTATAAAAACTGCACCTGAGCAAGGTAAAGCTAATGAAGAAATTATAAATTACCTAGCAAAAGCATGGAAATTATCACGCAGTAATATCGAAATTATTAAAGGTCATACCCATAGCTTAAAAACGATCTTGATAAAAAATATTGATGAAGACTATTTAAATTCGATTATTAATTCCTATATTAAGTAA
- the htpG gene encoding molecular chaperone HtpG, which yields MTQEKKKFDAEVGKILNLMIHSLYSNKEIFMRELISNASDACDKLRYLSQSNNTLVAGDSNFKITVKIDKNNGQIIIRDNGIGMNKEDLIENLGTIARSGTANFLKNLSGDSKKDNMLIGQFGVGFYSSFMVADKVTVTSRKAGEDKVYVWESDGLGEYIVSNSGKEFTRGTAIVLNIKKEEDNFLDHFRLKHIVKSYSDHIAVPIYFFDENGNSEIQLNSASALWTRPKLEITEEQYKEFYKSLSYTIDDPWITLHNKNEGAIEFTNLLFIPSSKTFDLFHPDRKRRVKLYIKRVFISDENIDLIPSYLRFLRGVVDSEDLPLNISRESLQHNSILDKIKNAITKRVLAELKKKKEESPEDYNKFWSNFGGALKEGLCESTTDHEKLLEVCIFRSALHNKMISLDEYIANFKEGQNTIYYLSGDNPDKLLSSPQIEGLLSKNIDVLLFTDTVDDFWVNVNSEYKGHAIKSATRSDIDVEQTTSSSEEKNTDSKKSDDEYKLLTDYFKETLGDLVKDVKISKKLTSSPACLAVSESAMDIRMERFLIEQKQIANASAKNLELNPKNKIIEKIFNDLKANNKNNKELVNLIFDQACILEGEPVADTGAFSKRLNDIVQKAILSL from the coding sequence ATGACACAAGAAAAGAAAAAGTTTGATGCCGAGGTTGGCAAGATTTTAAATTTAATGATTCATTCTCTTTATAGTAATAAAGAAATTTTTATGAGAGAGTTAATTTCCAATGCTTCAGATGCTTGCGATAAACTACGTTATTTATCTCAAAGTAATAATACATTAGTAGCAGGAGATAGTAACTTTAAAATTACTGTTAAAATTGATAAGAATAACGGACAAATTATTATTCGTGATAATGGTATAGGCATGAATAAAGAGGATTTAATCGAGAACCTTGGTACCATTGCAAGATCAGGGACAGCAAATTTCCTTAAAAACTTATCTGGTGATTCTAAAAAAGATAATATGCTAATCGGTCAATTTGGCGTTGGGTTTTATTCAAGCTTTATGGTAGCCGATAAAGTGACTGTAACTTCAAGAAAAGCAGGAGAAGATAAAGTCTATGTTTGGGAATCAGATGGACTTGGTGAATATATTGTCTCAAATTCAGGTAAAGAATTCACAAGAGGTACAGCAATCGTTTTAAATATCAAAAAGGAAGAAGATAATTTCCTTGATCATTTCAGGTTAAAGCATATTGTTAAAAGCTATTCCGATCACATAGCAGTACCAATATATTTCTTTGATGAGAACGGCAACAGTGAAATACAATTAAATTCTGCATCTGCATTATGGACAAGACCAAAATTAGAAATTACGGAAGAACAATATAAAGAATTTTATAAAAGCTTATCTTACACCATAGATGATCCGTGGATTACTCTGCATAATAAAAACGAGGGTGCTATAGAATTTACTAACCTACTTTTCATTCCCTCAAGTAAAACATTTGATTTATTCCATCCTGATCGTAAAAGGCGAGTAAAATTATATATCAAAAGAGTATTTATTTCTGATGAGAATATTGATTTAATTCCGTCATATTTAAGATTTTTACGAGGTGTGGTTGATTCAGAAGATTTACCGCTAAATATTAGCCGTGAATCCCTACAGCATAATAGCATACTTGACAAAATCAAAAATGCTATTACAAAAAGAGTGCTTGCTGAACTTAAGAAAAAGAAAGAAGAATCACCTGAAGATTATAATAAGTTCTGGTCTAATTTCGGCGGTGCTTTAAAAGAAGGATTATGTGAGTCTACTACCGATCATGAAAAATTATTAGAGGTATGTATATTCAGAAGTGCCTTGCATAATAAAATGATCAGCCTTGACGAATATATAGCGAATTTTAAAGAAGGGCAAAATACTATATATTACTTAAGCGGTGATAATCCCGATAAATTACTTTCAAGCCCGCAAATTGAAGGATTGTTGAGTAAAAATATTGATGTATTACTTTTCACCGATACTGTTGATGATTTTTGGGTAAATGTTAATAGCGAATATAAAGGGCATGCTATTAAATCTGCTACTAGAAGTGATATCGATGTAGAACAAACTACTTCATCGTCTGAGGAAAAAAATACAGATAGTAAAAAATCCGATGATGAATATAAATTGCTAACCGATTATTTTAAAGAGACACTAGGGGATTTAGTTAAGGATGTTAAGATATCCAAAAAACTTACTTCAAGCCCTGCTTGTCTTGCAGTAAGCGAATCTGCTATGGATATTCGTATGGAGAGGTTTTTAATAGAGCAAAAGCAAATAGCTAATGCCTCCGCTAAAAATTTAGAGCTAAATCCTAAAAATAAAATTATAGAGAAAATCTTTAACGACTTAAAAGCAAATAATAAAAATAATAAAGAGCTAGTTAATCTAATATTTGATCAAGCCTGTATTTTAGAGGGCGAACCTGTCGCTGATACTGGTGCGTTTTCAAAAAGATTAAACGATATTGTACAAAAAGCCATATTATCACTTTAA
- the hemA gene encoding 5-aminolevulinate synthase, whose protein sequence is MFYYDTIFSKYIDKIKSEGRYREFKALKRQADNFPFAEHEDKQIVMWCINDYLGMSKHTKVMQASIDALLKYGFGSGGTRNIGGNHTAILELEKELASLHNKEAALVFTSGFVANDTTLGSLAKIIPDIVFFSDELNHASIIAGITSSRAEKYIYTHLDVKHLEELLQSVDINRPKIIVFESVYSMDGFFSPIKDIINLAKKYNALTFIDEVHTVGLYGKHGGGITELFNYSNQIDIIQGTLAKAYGTIGGYITSNHNLVDAIRLTASGFIFTTSLPPVISTAATHSIRHLKESNEERIKYQEVVAKLKNSFERFSIPYLKNESHIVPIIIGDPIKAAKASNMLLNKYGIYVQHINFPTVPRGTERLRIIATPAHTDEMINDLSVALVKVFAELGI, encoded by the coding sequence ATGTTTTATTACGATACTATATTTAGCAAATATATAGATAAGATCAAAAGCGAGGGAAGATATCGAGAATTTAAAGCTTTAAAAAGACAAGCAGATAATTTTCCTTTTGCAGAACATGAAGATAAACAAATAGTCATGTGGTGCATTAATGACTATTTGGGTATGAGTAAACATACAAAAGTAATGCAAGCTTCTATAGATGCTTTACTGAAATACGGTTTTGGATCAGGCGGAACACGTAATATTGGCGGTAATCATACTGCCATTCTTGAACTTGAAAAAGAGCTTGCAAGTTTACACAATAAAGAAGCAGCTTTAGTTTTTACATCCGGTTTTGTTGCAAATGATACAACACTTGGAAGCCTTGCTAAAATCATACCGGATATAGTATTTTTCTCCGATGAGCTAAATCATGCATCAATAATTGCAGGAATTACAAGTTCAAGAGCCGAGAAATATATATATACTCATTTAGACGTTAAGCATTTAGAAGAGCTTCTGCAATCAGTCGATATTAATAGGCCGAAAATTATTGTTTTTGAATCAGTTTACTCTATGGATGGGTTCTTCTCACCTATCAAAGATATAATTAACTTAGCAAAAAAATATAACGCTTTAACCTTTATCGACGAAGTTCATACGGTTGGTTTATACGGTAAGCATGGCGGGGGCATTACAGAACTTTTTAATTATAGTAATCAAATCGATATTATTCAAGGTACACTTGCCAAAGCCTATGGCACTATCGGAGGTTATATCACAAGCAATCATAATTTAGTCGATGCTATAAGACTAACTGCCTCAGGATTTATTTTTACTACTTCACTTCCACCAGTAATTTCTACCGCTGCAACACATAGTATTAGACATCTTAAAGAATCGAATGAAGAGCGAATAAAATATCAAGAAGTAGTTGCAAAACTTAAAAACTCTTTTGAACGTTTTAGTATACCTTATTTGAAAAATGAGAGTCATATAGTACCGATAATTATCGGCGATCCGATCAAAGCAGCTAAAGCCTCAAATATGTTACTTAATAAATATGGCATTTATGTTCAACATATAAATTTTCCAACTGTACCACGTGGTACAGAACGCTTAAGGATCATTGCAACCCCTGCCCATACCGATGAAATGATCAATGATTTATCTGTAGCTTTAGTCAAGGTATTTGCCGAGCTTGGTATATAA
- the tig gene encoding trigger factor, with the protein MGITVLKNEGLDFHAKISTPLSEIDDDMQKELLDLTKKVKIAGFRAGKVPVSIVKKKYGTSIRNDIIERRINHWVNHVIKEHNLNIIGRPKIEELQNEPDKALEFTVKIEILPKITIPDLKKISLDRPKLEVKPKDVEEQLEKLATLTKSYTKESKVTIKDGDQVTIDAIGYIKDKTFDGGKLNDLKVVIGSNTLIPGFEKQLIGSKTGSEIDVNVTFPENYHAKDLAGKDARFVVQIKAVHTSEPTLIDDEFAKKFQSNNLEELRTHFAKQIENESEEAINTIMKMNLFDKLEKLLDFDVPESLLEQEKNILKSETDKDESLLKDKSSKEITEYYNKLALRRVRIGLLLAEYAKSKNLQLEPDDFKKVIIQQARNFPGQENMIFDFYKNNPKAIEALKGTALEDKVVQYIFNNEIKLKEKKYTKEELEKYLEEEEQRITLI; encoded by the coding sequence ATGGGAATTACCGTATTAAAAAATGAAGGATTGGATTTTCATGCAAAAATCTCTACTCCTTTAAGTGAGATAGATGACGATATGCAAAAAGAATTGCTTGATTTAACCAAAAAAGTTAAAATAGCAGGTTTTAGAGCTGGTAAAGTACCAGTTTCAATTGTTAAGAAAAAATATGGTACTTCCATCAGGAATGATATAATAGAAAGAAGAATTAACCATTGGGTAAATCACGTTATTAAAGAGCATAATCTAAATATAATTGGTAGACCCAAAATTGAAGAATTACAAAATGAACCCGATAAAGCTTTAGAATTTACCGTAAAAATAGAGATATTACCTAAAATTACTATTCCAGATTTAAAGAAAATCTCACTAGATCGTCCAAAATTAGAAGTAAAACCTAAAGATGTTGAAGAACAACTAGAAAAGCTTGCTACATTAACAAAAAGTTATACCAAAGAAAGTAAAGTAACAATAAAGGATGGAGATCAGGTTACTATTGATGCAATTGGGTATATTAAAGATAAAACTTTTGACGGTGGTAAATTAAATGATTTAAAGGTAGTAATAGGTAGTAATACACTTATTCCCGGTTTTGAGAAGCAATTAATAGGTTCTAAAACAGGTAGTGAAATAGATGTTAATGTTACTTTTCCTGAAAATTACCATGCTAAAGATTTAGCAGGTAAAGATGCTCGTTTTGTAGTACAAATTAAAGCAGTACATACTTCAGAACCTACACTTATTGATGACGAATTTGCTAAAAAATTCCAAAGTAATAACCTTGAAGAATTGCGTACACATTTTGCTAAACAAATAGAGAATGAGTCGGAAGAAGCTATTAATACTATAATGAAAATGAACTTATTTGATAAGTTAGAAAAATTGTTAGATTTTGATGTACCGGAATCTTTATTAGAGCAAGAAAAAAATATTTTAAAGTCAGAGACTGATAAAGATGAATCATTATTAAAAGATAAATCCTCTAAAGAAATAACAGAATATTATAATAAATTAGCATTACGCCGTGTGCGCATAGGTTTATTACTTGCTGAATATGCAAAATCTAAAAATTTGCAATTGGAACCTGATGATTTTAAAAAAGTTATTATACAACAAGCACGTAATTTTCCAGGGCAGGAAAATATGATTTTTGATTTTTATAAAAATAATCCTAAAGCAATTGAGGCACTTAAAGGCACTGCTTTAGAAGATAAAGTTGTACAATATATCTTTAATAACGAAATAAAGCTTAAAGAAAAGAAATATACTAAGGAAGAACTAGAGAAATATCTAGAAGAAGAAGAGCAACGTATTACTTTGATTTAA